The Fervidicoccus fontis Kam940 DNA window TTAAATCAACTTTCAATTTGCTTTTCCTTCCTATCTTTCAAGATACTGTTGAGCATTGCGGCTGCTTCACCCCATGGCGTTAAGCTTGGAAGGCCTCTCCCCCTCTTCTCTATGAATCCCATCTTTTTAAGTTTAGTGATCCTATTTACAATAGTCTTCTCTCCTATGTTTAGTATGCGCGAGATGTCCTTTGGGGTCGATCCCCTATTGTTGTAAAGAGCCTCAAGTATGTCTCCATCCCTGCTGCCTATTCCGCTTATAACGAACCTCAAGAACCCCCAAGGTATTCTTAGAGATTGTGGACTTCCCTCTATGGTGGTCTCTATTGAGACCCTTTTTCCAGAAGCGATTGCAGAGAGGAGAATTAGCACAGCGGTGCCTCTCATCCCCCCTCCAAGCTCAAGGACCAGCTCACCTTCGCTACACTCTTTTGAGATAAGGTCTGC harbors:
- the csa3 gene encoding CRISPR-associated CARF protein Csa3 gives rise to the protein MERCFIINIGFHADVGLRRITDSSIKPGEKIILISGPENPSSGKALSEFKLFATKAGIKESDIKVLHLDLDKPWESAVKLADLISKECSEGELVLELGGGMRGTAVLILLSAIASGKRVSIETTIEGSPQSLRIPWGFLRFVISGIGSRDGDILEALYNNRGSTPKDISRILNIGEKTIVNRITKLKKMGFIEKRGRGLPSLTPWGEAAAMLNSILKDRKEKQIES